A stretch of DNA from Halobacterium sp. DL1:
GTCGATGGCCTCTAGTTCATCAAGGATGTCCTCGGCTAGATCACGCTTCGCGTCTTCGGCAGCCGCTTCATCGATCCGGTCACCGTGGGACGTCTGTTCGCGAAGCGCCGCGAGTTCGTCGTCCTCAGCCATGCTGTTCACCTCCGAGACAGGCGAGAAGCGTTTCAGCGGCGTCAAGATACGCCTCACGAGCCCGACGCGCTGTCGTTGACGGCTCTTCGAGCGCAAACGCAGTGATGCCGTGTTCCGCGGCATTCCGAATGTCCTGGGAATACGGCACGTAGTCGGGAGCGACCGCGTCCGGATACTCCGTCTCGAACGCCTCTAGGTACTCCTCAGCAAGTTTGGTACGGGTATCGACCTTATTCGGGAGCACGAGTGCGAGCTCGATGTCGATAGCGAAATTCTCAGCAATTTTGTCGAGGTCGCGTCGCAACGCATCGGCTTGCTCGGCCTCGAATGGCCCCATCTCGACGGGTGTAATGACGTGACGGGTAGCCCACAACCCGTTGTATGTCACGTTGTTCGTCATCCCCGGAAGGTCAACGAGGACGACGTCGTAGCCGAGTGGGTCAACATACTCGTCGAGGAACTGTTCGAGGCGACTGTAGCGCTCGCGGGCATCGTCGATGTTCCCGAGTTCGGCATCAAGCGTGTCGAGTCCGGGGTGGGCCGGGATGAGATTCGGGCCTTCGTCAGTCGAAACGACGAGATCAGCAAGAGCGTCGTCCCCCAGCTTCTCGGCGATCGTGCCCCATGCATCATCGAAGACCGTGCTGATGTTCGGCCACGCCTCGTCGGCCTCGATCCGCGCCTGGTAGTCCCCCCAGACGCCGAAGTGTTTCGCGAGATCCCCCTGCTTCCCAGCAAGATCTATGAGTAAGACCTCGTTCCCCAGTTCCTCGAGGGCGACGCCGAGGTGGGCGACGGTCGTTGTCTTCCCAGTGCCGCCTTTATCCAGGAACGCGGCGGCGCGTAGTGTCTCGCTCATTGTCGTATCCCTATAGTAACTCCTATAGCGAAGCCTGTATGCTTAAAACCACGTCAGACACCCCATTTTCTGCAGGCTATAGGATTCCCTATAGTCAATTCGAATTGTCTCACTCAGTTCAGTATCCTTCGTCGAGGATCGCCATCTCGATGTCGGACTGCTCCGACAGCTGAGACGCCTTCTCAGATCGGGCTTGCACGCCGTCACTGCAACCGGAGGGTAAACCGATTATCGGTGGGGTGGTACAGCTGCAGCACCGGCACATCAGCCGTCAATCGTGCTCGGTGAACCAGTCCGGAGCGCCTGTGTACTCGGCCCAACATCGCTCGTGACACGGCTCTCCCCTAGCGTTCGGAATCGCCCGGTCCAAGTCTACTCTTTCGCCACAGAGGCCACACTCTGCTCGGTGCCCCATTTGCCGCGCTTCAACATCCAGATCCTTGACTTCGATGTACAGCTCGTGTAGTGCACGGGGCGTCAATCGAACGAGCACCTTTTTTCGCTCATCCTTGGTTCGTCGCTCAGGAGTGTATGTTAGCACCCAGTCCTGACCTTCTTCACCATCGCCGGCTGGCCCTAGCGAGATCGTCTGTGCGAGCTCGTCAGGGACGTAGTGCCACTCGTTGTTTCGGAACCGCGGGTAGTGGCCTTCTGGGCGCGGGTCTTCAGGATCGATATCGTTGGTCATAGTTTACAGAGCGTGTGGGTATGGCAACCGAAGCCCAGGGTTATCCATCCTCTTCCCACTCTGGTCGTGGTGTCGGCGACGGGAGTTCATCGACCGCAGTTCGAAGTTCCTCCTCTGTCGTCCAGGGGAAGCACCGATCGTGTAGTTCGAATTTACGGAACTTGTTGAGATGGACCCAGCTGTAGGTCGCTGGTTCCTCTTCTTCGTCTACTCGGTCATCAAGAATATCCCAGACCTCGTGTTGGTCGATGTCGATACCGCTAGCCTGTGCGCGATTAATGAGCGAGTCGACCTTCGAGTGGGCCTCATCCTCCGTCAAGTCGTCCGCGAACGCAATTTCAAGGGCAGCCTGGACGATATGGCGTTTCGACTCAAGATTCTCGTCAGCCACCCACGCGTAGTCGCGTGGGAACACGTACGATTTGTCGAAATACGGCGAGTCATCGATCTCGCCTAATTCCGGCGCTTCACCACCGCTTTCCTTCTCGAAGACACCGACGATGTAGTCGCTGTACGTCGCCAACAGGGAGAACATGATATCGAACGTATTGAGCCGGTCAGTCGGCAGCTCGAGGAGATCGCCCATTATGAACGGATACGCGCCGAGTTGCTTCGTGAGTTCATTCTGCACGGCGCGGAGACGGCGGATATAGGGGTCGCGATAGCTACCGAGAATGAAATACGACGTCCGCTGACTCCAGAGATACGGCAGTTCACGTTGAGTGAAGCGCCATATCTCTCGCTTCTCCGCCGGTTCGAGTTCAATGCCGCCGACCGCTTCGTGGACCACCGTCATAATGTCCGCAGCCTCTGGCGGTGGGCTCGGATCGCTCATTAGCTGTCGGTTCAGACCACAGAACCTTATCTCTTCTGAACCACTTTGGTCTATTCGATAAATACCAATTTGGACGACCCTAACTGTTATAGCGCCGTTGCTCGTAGAGACACGTATGAGCGAGAGTCACAGCGGAACAGCGGATGCGGGCCCATTCGCGGAACAGCAGCGAATATTCAAGCTGTTGTCCCAGGACACGCGCCACCTCATCATCCAGGAACTTCTCGGCCATCCCACCCATCTCATGTCGCTCGCCGAACTCGAGTATATGACTGGGAAGAGCCAGGCGGCCATCAAAGACCAGCTTGAGACGCTGATTGACGCCGGGATCCTCGCACGCTACACCTATGAACCAAGCGAGGAGAAACGGGATCTCCCATCACAGTTCTACGGTTTCACAGCTCGAGGTGTCGAGGTCCTCCACGACTACAAGTATCTACGTGGGCTTCCGATCGCTCGAGCCCTCTACGAGAACACCCGCAAGACCGAGAAGATCGAACGCCACGAATCGGCACCGCGACCGGAGCTTCCGGACGCTGTCGCGGAGGCCCTCGAGTTTGACGAGCCCGACCTCGACGCCGTCGACGTCAACTCGAAGCAATAGAGCTTCCTATAGGAAAGACTGTAGAGATTCCTAAATGGGAATCTATTCGGATACTGGACCTTTGTAGTCCCAGTCGAGACTGTCTCCCTGTCGACGGACGATGTACTTGTAGGGACCATGAAGTTCGCCTGACTGGCACTTGCAGTTGTCCTTACCACAGCTGACCTTCTTGATCACCACAGTCCCGCCACTCGATTCCTCAATTGCTTCGATCGATTCGCCCTCGCCAGCGTCGATATCACCCACGTCGACGTCTTGGCGGTACTCAAGCAGGTCGTCGATCCAGTTCTGGAGGGCGCGTAAGTCCGTGTCGGATTGCTTCGGGACACCCTCAGCGAGATACTGCGGGAGCGAATCGGGAGCCTGTGGCCGTGTGGGCATTGTCTTACCAAACAACACAGCCTGTTGGAGAATAAATGTTTGGTAAGATTCGAAGGACACCCTCCAGCATTTCCGGAGCAATCGCTCGGCAAGTCAGCGTAAACAGGAGATCATCAGGGTTCCAGTAGCAGCGGAAGGCCCGGATCTGACGAGAGATCTAACTCTCCATCGTTTCCGAAGCTATTGATTGAGACGTGGAGGCCCCCTCCACCAGTTCCGGAGCTTTGTGCAGGTTCAAATCAATGGGTATCGTCCCGTAACCAGCAAGGGAGTGGAGAACGACTCGAGACCTCGATCAACCTTTACCCCACGTAAGTCGTGACCAGCTCGAACCGAACTACGATGAACGCGAACTCGAGGGCGGAACCTATTAGACGAGAGAACAACCCTCCACCGTTTCCGGAGCTTTTGTTGACGGCGGATTATGTGAACCCTCACTCCACCATTTCCGGAGCTATCCACGAGAGAAGGAGGGGGCCTACGAGAGAAGCGGCGTGGGTTGCCGAGAAAGTTTTCCTCTACACAAATTCGGTCCTTCCACGCTAAACATATTCTATTCCTAGAATATTGTTTTCGCTCTAGTGCGGCTATGGTTGGTAGGTTATTGTCTTAGTTCTTTGGTTTAAGATAGATCTCTCCTAGGGGTGGGGGCTAGGGGTGTTCACTCTAGCTTCGGAAACAGTGGAGTGAGAGGGTTATATAAAGAATCGGAGCTTCGGAACCATCGGTGGGGTTGTCGCTTATATATACTCGAGCTTCGGACGCTTCGGAAGCTAAGGAAGCGGTGGTTTTATCATATCGTCCTGTGTGGCGGTCTATCATGGGGATGTTCCAACGGGATCGTCAGGTATTCGCCGACGCCGAACCCCTTGACGACTCCTACGAGCCCGAAGATATCCGTGAACGGGACGAGGAACTCGAGAAATATCAGCGAGCCCTTCAGCCGATTATCGATAACCGCCCGACGTCGAACATCTTTCTGTACGGCAAGACGGGAACGGGGAAGACCGTCGCGACGAAGTTTATGCTGTCGCACCTGGAGAACGACGCTGCCGAGTATGACGACGTCAACCTATCGACTGTCTGGGTCAGTTGCGAGAATCTCTCCTCGTCCTACCAGGTCGCCGTCGCCCTCGTCAACGAACTCCGTGAAAGCCAGGACAAAGACCGCATCAGTACCACCGGCTACTCCCAGCAACGAGTTTTCGACATCCTCTACGAGGAACTCGACGCCCTCGGGGGAACCGTCGTGATCGTCCTCGACGAGATCGACAATATCGGCCAGTCTGATGACATCCTCTATGGGCTTCCTCGAGCGCGGTCGAACGGCTACGTCGACGACGTCCGCCCGGTGATCGTCGGCATCAGCAACGACTTCCAGTTCCGGGACAACCTCTCGCCGAAGGTCAAGGACACACTTGCTGAAAAGGAGATTCTCTTCCCGCCATACGACGCGAATCAGCTGCGCTCGATTCTCAACCCACGTGCCGAGAAAGCGTTCCACGATGGTGTCCTCGACGATGATGTTGTCCCGCTCTGTGCGGCGTTTGCTGCTCAAGACACGGGATCGGCCCGACAAGCGATTCGACTGCTTCGTGAAGCCGGTGAACTCGCACAAGCTGACGATTCCGAAACCGTGACCGAGGTGCACGTTCGGGACGCCCAAGACGAACTCGAAAAAAACCAGCTCTACGAGGGGATGCAGGAACTCACGACCCAGGGACACGCCGTCCTCTGTGCGCTCGCGTATCACCAAGCGCTCGACGACGTCCCTGTCCGCTCTCGCGATCTCTACGAACGATACGTGAAGATCTGCGACCGGCTCGATGCCGACAGCGTGAGCGAACGGCGTGTTCGCGACCACCTCTCGGATATGAATATGCTCGGGCTCATCAGCGTCTACGAACGGAACGAGGGACTCTCGGCCGGCCGGTATCACGAGTATGAGCTTGACGTCCCGATGAAAGCAGTACTTGAGGTCCTTCTCTCGACGACCCGCTTCGAAGAACTCGCGAACATCATCCAATCGACAGCCGACGATAACAACCTCCTCCAGTCAGATATTTCCGACTACTGAGTACGGGCGTCGTGATTTCTAGAGCGTTTCTTAGTTGCTAAAAGCTCCGGAAACGGTGGAGGGTATGGGTCGTTCAAGAGTTCCCAAAATCGCAGAAGGAAAGCGAATAGCATTCGAGCAATCTTACCAAACGTATTGAAACTAGAGATCGGGATAGTTTGGTAAGACAGGTCGTGCTGTCTAGTGGAAGCTTCGGAAACACCGGAGGGTACAGCCCTAATCTTGATGAGATCGAGGAAGTCCGTATAGGAACTACTGGAACAATCAACGTGATCAACGGATGAACGGCGCTTAGGCGTCAGGAAGGTCAAAGATCCCGTCTGGTTCTGCCTTATCGACGATAACCGAGTTCGGACGGGTACAGATCGCCTTGATACGGCCGTATTGACGAGTCGATAGAATCTCTGTATCGTCGTTACATGCCGAACGGTAGTTATCATAGGCGTCCTGTTCGTCTTTCTTCCCGACACTCACGATCACGTAAGCGGGATCCATCGCTTCTACTGCTTCTCTGTGAAAGCCATCTTTGCGGCCGTGATGAGCTGCTTTCAGTATATGGACGTCCTCGAGGGCCTCTGTCCCCCAGTCCTCTAAGATTTGGTCCCACACTTCTTCTTCCGCGTCTCCTGGGAGTAGGATTGAACGTGTTCCGTGTTGGATTTTGAATACGTAGCTGTAGTCGTTATATTCTGGATTTTCCAGATCAGCATTCTGCTCATTAAGGTCTTGAACGAACTCTGGGGATGGATGGAGGATTTCTATGTTGTCGTGTTCCCAGTATTTCTTTTGTTGTCCTTGAGTCGGCTGGATATTGTCGTGGTCCGTGTTCCCCTCTCGAATGTCTTCATGGAGTTCCCAATCTGCCCACTCGTAGACTTCATACCAGTTATCTTCATCACGTTCACGGTTGTGATCGGTATCCCAAAACACACTGAATCCGATTTCTTCATCAAGTCGGTTCAACCCCGATAGATGATCCATATCCGGATGTGTCGCAATGAAGCGCCAGATCTTGTGCGTTACCTCATCAAAATTCTCGTTGTAGTACTCGATTGGATCATTGAGGTACTCCTGTGCGTACTCTTCAGGGCTGATCTGACTTTTTTGTCGAATCCCCGTTAAGGAGCTTTGTTGGTCGTCCTTTACCGGAAATTGGAGATAGTACTCTAGACTGCTGATGTCGTCTTCTTCGACATGCTCTTTCTGGTCCGGCCAATCGTTGATATCGATAACCGATATTCGCCCCTCGTCCCGATGTTGATCGCCAGGATGCCGAATGATAGTGCAATCACCGTGGTCGACATTCAAAAAATGAACCTGGAGGTGATTATAGAGCATTAGATGTGAACATACACCAACCCCCTATGTTTCTTTCGCGGCGACAATCATTCTTCAACCCTGTCCGAACCTTCTAAGCCGCCAGTTAAT
This window harbors:
- a CDS encoding cell division control protein Cdc6, which produces MGMFQRDRQVFADAEPLDDSYEPEDIRERDEELEKYQRALQPIIDNRPTSNIFLYGKTGTGKTVATKFMLSHLENDAAEYDDVNLSTVWVSCENLSSSYQVAVALVNELRESQDKDRISTTGYSQQRVFDILYEELDALGGTVVIVLDEIDNIGQSDDILYGLPRARSNGYVDDVRPVIVGISNDFQFRDNLSPKVKDTLAEKEILFPPYDANQLRSILNPRAEKAFHDGVLDDDVVPLCAAFAAQDTGSARQAIRLLREAGELAQADDSETVTEVHVRDAQDELEKNQLYEGMQELTTQGHAVLCALAYHQALDDVPVRSRDLYERYVKICDRLDADSVSERRVRDHLSDMNMLGLISVYERNEGLSAGRYHEYELDVPMKAVLEVLLSTTRFEELANIIQSTADDNNLLQSDISDY
- a CDS encoding chromosome partitioning protein ParA, which encodes MSETLRAAAFLDKGGTGKTTTVAHLGVALEELGNEVLLIDLAGKQGDLAKHFGVWGDYQARIEADEAWPNISTVFDDAWGTIAEKLGDDALADLVVSTDEGPNLIPAHPGLDTLDAELGNIDDARERYSRLEQFLDEYVDPLGYDVVLVDLPGMTNNVTYNGLWATRHVITPVEMGPFEAEQADALRRDLDKIAENFAIDIELALVLPNKVDTRTKLAEEYLEAFETEYPDAVAPDYVPYSQDIRNAAEHGITAFALEEPSTTARRAREAYLDAAETLLACLGGEQHG